The Colias croceus chromosome 11, ilColCroc2.1 genome has a segment encoding these proteins:
- the LOC123695402 gene encoding endonuclease III-like protein 1, giving the protein MPRKKAASTKVIQEGILKQEKDIKLEQEIKPENDENSDKKQGLNLDKFKFEKKPHVKIEFEKDSPTKEEKGLWEPPHWKEFLVNLRNMRANNDAPVDSMGCHMCMDEEAPPKVIRYQSLISLMLSSQTKDQVTFAAMERLRKRGLTVDSVLVMSDEELGKLIYPVGFWKTKVKYIKKTTQTLKEQYDGDIPDSVDKLCKLTGVGPKMAHICMKVAWDKITGIGVDTHVHRISNRIGWVKKPTPTPEDTRKALQSWLPFELWSEVNHLMVGFGQTICLPIGPNCEECLNNDICPSKHLARKSPKKTPTKVKDEDVIKDEPISDSEEITNTKLSVENTVPKVSPNKLTVKTEAKSPLKRKAVKNLKEDLKEMDKVTTTKQRKVKNENKNVGLDINVDDKKPVTKRKSPRIKNSKES; this is encoded by the exons atgccCCGAAAAAAGGCAGCTTCAACGAAAGTCATTCAAGAAGGCATCCTTAAACAAGAAAAAGATATAAAACTTGAACAAGAAATCAAACCtgaaaatgatgaaaattCCGATAAAAAACAAGGTCTCAATTTAGATaaatttaagtttgaaaagAAGCCTCATGTAAAAATTGAATTCGAAAAAGATTCCCCGACAAAAGAG gaGAAAGGCTTATGGGAGCCTCCTCATTGGAAAGAGTTTCTTGTTAATCTACGCAACATGAGAGCCAATAACGATGCTCCTGTGGACTCCATGGGTTGCCATATGTGTATGGATGAAGAGGCTCCACCTAAG gTGATAAGGTACCAATCACTTATATCTTTAATGCTATCAAGTCAAACTAAGGATCAAGTAACATTTGCAGCCATGGAACGGCTCCGCAAGAGGGGATTGACTGTGGACAGTGTACTCGTTATGAGCGATGAGGAGTTGGGAAAGTTAATATATCCTGTTGGGTTCTGGAAG ACAAAAGTAAAATACATTAAGAAAACAACACAAACTCTCAAAGAGCAGTATGACGGGGATATACCTGACTCAGTAGATAAGCTTTGCAAGTTGACTGGTGTTGGACCAAAAATGGCACACATTTGCATGAAGGTTGCTTGGGACAAAATTACTGGCATTg GTGTAGACACTCATGTACACAGGATAAGTAACAGAATAGGATGGGTGAAGAAACCCACACCTACTCCTGAAGACACTAGAAAGGCCTTACAGTCCTGGCTGCCGTTCGAACTATGGAGTGAAGTCAACCATTTAATGGTAGGCTTTGGCCAAACAATATGCCTCCCCATTGGTCCCAATTGTGAGGAATGCTTAAACAATGATATCTGCCCCTCCAAGCATCTTGCCAGGAAGTCTCCTAAGAAAACTCCAACTAAAGTTAAAGATGAAGATGTTATAAAAGATGAACCAATATCAGACAGTGAggaaataacaaatacaaAGTTAAGTGTAGAAAATACTGTGCCAAAAGTTTCACCGAATAAATTAACTGTGAAAACTGAAGCTAAGTCACCTCTTAAAAGGAAagctgttaaaaatttaaaagaagaCTTAAAAGAGATGGATAAAGTGACTACAACAAAACAGAGAAAggtgaaaaatgaaaataaaaacgttGGATTAGACATAAACGTGGATGATAAAAAACCAGTAACTAAAAGGAAGTCACCTAGAATTAAGAATTCTAAAGAATCATAG
- the LOC123695403 gene encoding nucleolar protein 12, translating into MAKKRNKKNDKKKKVAVVFDEAKRKDFLCGFRKRKLERKKKAQEEIQRMLKEEKRRIKQENKESYKKLIVSSRPIPDLEQILQEEYEDDDVNVKIVELSSDTLQKRDIVIGENRPQVAVEKKVKVKKETTNLQDVPGMASEVESEEEPEPEEDDKTMKTKKEVKKLLKQQATKKLQKSKVFQMKTKLDRIQNKKTHKKKAKVEQKKDKSKKKNHKRKH; encoded by the exons ATGGCAAAGAagagaaataagaaaaatgataagaaaaagaaagtaGCCGTAGTATTTGATGAagctaaaagaaa AGACTTTTTATGTGGGTTCCGCAAACGAAAATTAGAACGTAAAAAGAAAGCACAAGAAGAAATACAAAGAATGTTGAAGGAAGAGAAAAGGCGGATCAAACAGGAG AACAAAGAATCATACAAGAAACTCATTGTATCGTCTCGTCCAATCCCAGATTTAGAACAAATACTTCAAGAGGAATATGAAGATGATGATGTTAATGTTAAGATAGTGGAACTGTCATCAGATACGCTCCAAAAGAGGGATATTGTCATTGGTGAGAACAGGCCTCAAGTAGCGGTAGAAAAAAAggttaaagttaaaaaagaaACTACAAATTTACAAGATGTTCCCGGAATGGCTTCGGAAGTAGAAAGTGAAGAGGAGCCAGAACCAGAGGAAGATGATAAAACGATGAAAACGAAAAAGGAAGTAAAGAAATTACTCAAACAACAAGCAACTAAAAAATTACAGAAAAGCAAAGTATTCCAAATGAAAACTAAATTAGATAGAATACAGAATAAAAAGACTCACAAGAAGAAAGCTAAAGTTGAACAGAAAAAGGATAAGTCGAAAAAGAAAAACCACAAgagaaaacattaa